One genomic segment of Halomarina pelagica includes these proteins:
- a CDS encoding NAD-dependent epimerase/dehydratase family protein, with translation MSQVLITGGLGAIGAPLTEELEARGHDVWVADLPWSERERYYRCDVSEYRQLESVFEDRDFDYVYHLAAEFGRKNGEDFYETMWKSNAIGTKNMLRLQREHDFRLVFSSSSEVYGDYDDVMVEDVPRRVGPRQLNDYAISKWVNEQQILNATDRYGTETVRVRFFNTYGPGEYYSEYRSVVAKFCYRALHDLPYHVYDDHHRSFTYIDDTIVTLANVVDNFEPGEVYNIGGERYRNIKELSDIVLDYLDKDDDLVEYRGTEEHNTLNKRASVEKAKRDLGHEQRVTLEEGVPETIEWMREVYDVE, from the coding sequence ATGTCTCAGGTGCTGATTACGGGTGGACTAGGCGCTATCGGAGCGCCGTTGACCGAGGAACTCGAGGCTCGCGGCCACGACGTGTGGGTCGCCGACCTGCCGTGGAGCGAGCGCGAGCGGTACTACCGCTGCGACGTGAGCGAGTACCGCCAGCTCGAATCGGTGTTCGAGGATCGGGACTTCGACTACGTCTACCACCTCGCCGCCGAGTTCGGCCGGAAGAACGGCGAGGACTTCTACGAGACGATGTGGAAGTCGAACGCCATCGGGACGAAGAACATGCTCAGGCTCCAGCGCGAGCACGACTTCCGCCTGGTGTTCTCCTCGAGTAGCGAGGTGTACGGCGACTACGACGACGTCATGGTCGAGGACGTGCCGCGTCGGGTCGGCCCGCGACAGCTCAACGACTACGCCATCTCGAAGTGGGTGAACGAACAGCAGATCCTGAACGCGACGGACCGATACGGCACCGAGACCGTCCGAGTACGGTTCTTCAACACGTACGGGCCGGGAGAGTACTACAGCGAGTACCGGAGCGTCGTCGCGAAGTTCTGCTACCGCGCGCTCCACGACCTGCCCTACCACGTCTACGACGATCACCACCGCTCGTTCACCTACATCGACGACACGATCGTGACGCTCGCGAACGTCGTCGACAACTTCGAGCCGGGGGAGGTGTACAACATCGGCGGCGAGCGGTACCGCAACATCAAGGAGCTGTCCGACATCGTCCTCGACTACCTCGACAAGGACGACGACCTCGTCGAGTACCGGGGGACCGAGGAGCACAACACGCTGAACAAGCGGGCCAGCGTCGAGAAGGCGAAGCGCGATCTCGGCCACGAACAGCGGGTCACCCTCGAGGAGGGCGTCCCCGAGACGATCGAGTGGATGCGCGAGGTCTATGACGTCGAGTAG
- a CDS encoding glycosyltransferase family 4 protein, translating into MKILAFSVRRPWEFIVPLETLECEAEIITPNSSDGIIGKYSSIIRQGREELGNAEYDVILVNGPDLLGCCVMLLSILYRVPLVVRLGGNPWEGRRDRIQGLKKEDNQWRKICVHYLQMFLDRIALWYANGYMVVAASLKDDIVERTGIDPRCVAVVHYPPKIIEMDDSRNYESESPLPKDKQVVLTVTNLNYHGKFQGVCRIIRDIEHILKKRDDVIYVIAGNGPYLEDLMEFIEENVSESGIRNRIHILGYVDNITAFYNKADIMAYISFIDAYPNVILEAQMAELPVVANADHGIVEQIEDTETGMLIDPSDENEFRETLEYLLDNPEERYRLGRNARQAVKRNNDPEIIGKCMRKSLKSICESTNLSTERRILGKVLSLLRLLH; encoded by the coding sequence ATGAAAATACTTGCATTTAGCGTACGCAGGCCTTGGGAGTTCATTGTACCTCTTGAGACGCTTGAATGCGAAGCCGAAATAATAACCCCTAACTCATCGGACGGAATAATTGGGAAGTATTCATCAATCATCCGACAAGGGAGAGAGGAGCTCGGAAATGCGGAATACGACGTTATTCTTGTAAACGGCCCAGATCTATTAGGTTGTTGTGTGATGCTATTATCGATATTATATCGAGTCCCCCTAGTCGTTAGACTCGGGGGGAATCCCTGGGAAGGTCGTCGAGACCGGATCCAAGGATTAAAAAAAGAAGATAATCAATGGCGAAAGATATGTGTTCACTATCTACAGATGTTTCTAGACCGGATAGCACTATGGTACGCAAATGGCTACATGGTAGTGGCAGCGTCATTGAAAGATGATATTGTAGAAAGAACAGGGATTGATCCGAGGTGTGTCGCTGTTGTCCATTACCCCCCTAAAATTATTGAGATGGATGACTCCCGTAATTATGAATCTGAATCCCCGCTTCCGAAGGATAAACAGGTGGTCTTGACCGTCACTAATCTCAATTATCACGGTAAGTTCCAGGGAGTCTGTAGGATCATACGGGATATAGAGCATATCTTAAAAAAACGCGATGACGTTATATACGTGATCGCAGGCAATGGACCGTACCTAGAAGACTTAATGGAGTTCATCGAAGAGAACGTATCTGAGTCTGGAATAAGAAATCGAATCCACATTCTAGGATATGTAGATAATATCACTGCATTCTATAACAAAGCAGATATTATGGCATATATATCGTTTATTGATGCCTACCCAAACGTGATTCTAGAAGCTCAGATGGCTGAACTTCCGGTGGTCGCAAACGCAGATCATGGAATCGTTGAGCAGATAGAAGACACAGAAACAGGGATGTTAATTGACCCTTCCGATGAAAATGAATTTCGAGAAACTCTTGAATATCTACTAGATAATCCAGAAGAACGTTATCGATTGGGGAGGAATGCCCGGCAAGCGGTAAAACGGAACAACGATCCGGAGATCATAGGAAAATGTATGCGGAAGTCACTTAAATCGATTTGTGAATCCACGAACTTGAGCACAGAAAGGAGAATATTAGGGAAGGTGCTATCATTACTGAGATTGCTCCATTGA
- a CDS encoding glycosyltransferase family 4 protein, with translation MRVLNSLPDPRVGGPQLRSLSVAERLRSRGVETVFALPEGEDAFAEMAADEGFTVRRPGLARMRPPRQVAANGRYLLTLPLAVERLRRVVREEDVDVVHANMPINFQAALAAASSPAGLVWHFNDTSLARPVARAAALTAERIADEIVVAADAVTGYYFPGGTDARTLYAPVDTDRFDPDAVAADREAFAAELGVDPDRPIVGTVGNLNPVKGHEHLLRAVDRVTDRYGPVTTAIVGGAPDTRAEYVDGLETLRADLGLEESVHFLGRRSDVPELLSLFDVFALPSVAEACPMAVLEAMAMERPIVATRVGGVPEQLDDGVHGRIVPPADPEALADAIAETLSDPDLARRRGERARERAREEFSLDRCVDRHVAAYEAAARGRVTKR, from the coding sequence ATGCGCGTGCTAAACAGTCTACCCGATCCCCGCGTGGGCGGGCCGCAACTGCGTTCGCTGTCGGTGGCAGAGCGACTCCGCTCGCGGGGAGTCGAGACGGTGTTCGCGCTCCCCGAGGGCGAGGACGCGTTCGCCGAGATGGCGGCCGACGAGGGGTTCACGGTCCGTCGGCCGGGGTTGGCCCGGATGCGGCCGCCGCGGCAGGTGGCCGCGAACGGTCGGTATCTGCTCACGTTACCGCTGGCCGTCGAACGACTCCGGCGGGTCGTCCGCGAGGAGGACGTCGACGTCGTCCACGCCAACATGCCGATCAACTTCCAGGCGGCGCTGGCGGCCGCCTCGTCCCCGGCGGGGCTGGTCTGGCACTTCAACGACACCTCCCTCGCCAGGCCCGTCGCGCGGGCCGCGGCGTTGACGGCCGAGCGGATCGCCGACGAGATCGTCGTCGCGGCGGACGCCGTCACCGGGTACTACTTCCCGGGGGGGACGGACGCGCGGACGCTGTACGCGCCGGTGGACACCGATCGGTTCGACCCCGACGCGGTAGCGGCCGACCGCGAGGCGTTCGCCGCCGAACTCGGGGTCGACCCCGACCGACCGATCGTCGGCACGGTCGGCAACCTCAACCCGGTCAAGGGCCACGAGCACCTGCTCCGGGCCGTCGATCGGGTGACCGATCGGTACGGCCCGGTGACGACGGCGATCGTCGGCGGCGCGCCCGACACGCGCGCGGAGTACGTGGACGGACTGGAGACGCTTCGGGCCGATCTCGGTCTCGAGGAGTCGGTACACTTCCTGGGTCGCCGCTCGGACGTCCCCGAACTGCTGTCGCTGTTCGACGTGTTCGCGCTGCCGTCGGTGGCGGAGGCGTGTCCGATGGCGGTGCTCGAGGCGATGGCGATGGAACGGCCGATCGTCGCGACGCGGGTCGGCGGCGTCCCCGAACAGCTCGACGACGGCGTTCACGGGCGGATCGTCCCCCCCGCCGACCCGGAGGCGCTGGCCGACGCGATCGCGGAGACGCTCTCGGACCCCGACCTCGCGCGACGGCGCGGCGAACGCGCGCGGGAACGCGCGCGGGAGGAGTTCTCGCTCGATCGGTGCGTCGATCGACACGTCGCCGCGTACGAAGCCGCGGCTCGCGGCCGCGTTACAAAACGTTAA
- a CDS encoding nucleotide sugar dehydrogenase, producing the protein MTSSSDAVSGTDAGRLDPVDEIVVVGTGFVGLPLALLLAERGKRVVGVDIDENLVDAINDGTLNLDERRLQALLDSEQVNENLIARTTPTDGDAFVISVPTPLAEKTKSPELAHVRGAVESILPYLESGDLINVESTIPPLTCEQVVVPLLEDAGFAVGEDVQLAHSPERILPGNVFDEIVHNDRVIGGVDDASRRRAAMIYEPFLEGEIYYTDLLSAELCKLLENTYRDINIAIANEFALIGDALDVNMKDVIDLANHHPRVDILTPGIGVGGHCLPVDPWFLNEATPEYADLITTARRINERMPEVTAKKVRRAVADLSDPRILALGATYKPDTYDLRNSAAITVVEDLTADGYDVVHYDRYAEEVTYDDLPSLIERESPDVVLQLVPHGESVAELDELRPSLEAEGIRVLQFGTGNPVDPEPGS; encoded by the coding sequence ATGACGTCGAGTAGCGACGCGGTGAGCGGCACCGACGCGGGACGCCTCGACCCCGTCGACGAGATCGTCGTGGTCGGGACCGGGTTCGTCGGGCTGCCGCTCGCGTTGCTCCTCGCCGAGCGCGGCAAGCGCGTCGTCGGCGTCGACATCGACGAGAACCTGGTGGACGCGATCAACGACGGGACGCTCAACCTCGACGAACGCCGCCTCCAGGCGTTGCTCGACAGCGAGCAGGTGAACGAGAACCTGATCGCGCGGACCACGCCGACCGACGGCGACGCGTTCGTGATCTCGGTGCCGACGCCGCTCGCGGAGAAGACGAAGAGCCCCGAGCTGGCTCACGTCCGGGGTGCCGTCGAGTCGATCCTGCCGTACCTCGAGTCGGGCGACCTCATCAACGTCGAGTCGACCATCCCGCCGCTGACGTGCGAACAGGTCGTCGTCCCGCTGCTCGAGGACGCGGGCTTCGCGGTCGGCGAGGACGTTCAACTGGCGCACTCGCCCGAGCGAATCCTCCCCGGGAACGTGTTCGACGAGATCGTGCACAACGACCGCGTCATCGGCGGCGTCGACGACGCGAGCCGCCGCCGAGCGGCGATGATCTACGAGCCGTTCCTCGAGGGCGAGATCTACTACACCGACCTCCTCTCCGCCGAGCTGTGCAAGCTCCTCGAGAACACGTATCGGGACATCAACATCGCGATCGCGAACGAGTTCGCGCTCATCGGGGACGCCCTCGACGTGAACATGAAGGACGTGATCGACCTCGCGAACCACCACCCGCGCGTCGACATCCTCACGCCCGGCATCGGCGTCGGCGGCCACTGCCTCCCCGTCGATCCGTGGTTCCTCAACGAAGCCACCCCGGAGTACGCGGACCTCATCACGACCGCCCGCCGGATCAACGAGCGGATGCCCGAGGTCACCGCGAAGAAGGTGCGCCGCGCCGTCGCGGACCTCTCTGACCCGCGGATCCTGGCGCTCGGCGCGACGTACAAACCCGACACGTACGACCTCCGGAACAGCGCGGCGATCACGGTCGTCGAGGACCTCACCGCCGACGGATACGACGTCGTCCACTACGATCGGTACGCCGAGGAGGTAACGTACGACGACCTCCCGTCGTTGATCGAGCGCGAGTCCCCCGACGTCGTGCTCCAGCTCGTCCCGCACGGCGAGTCGGTCGCGGAACTCGACGAGCTGCGGCCGTCGCTCGAAGCCGAGGGGATCCGCGTGCTCCAGTTCGGCACCGGAAACCCGGTCGATCCCGAACCCGGGTCATGA
- a CDS encoding flippase — protein sequence MQLESMGRDLVDRVLVVFGSNLGAQLVVIATTPILVRLLGVSAYGEYAFVLSVMSLSAVVASAGTFDSTRKFIAEQRSWENWRNHVFSIYTRTVLLIGFAISILFILISTFDLIRLLMGENKSSYTLYFYFLALLVPLQAVFRLSRSALMGLDLESYSEPLFIVQRILFGISAIVLIWLGWGVVGALIGQVIALIVVVGCALTLLNREIKLSSIIRPIPSSFPCRTLLSYNVSTVALKLLNASLYNIDIILLGLIAGDAATGSYRAALVVAEFLWLVPMAVQIVLLHSTSQLWSNNESESISKLSSKAVRFTLVFTLLLVIGVAALAEQVITLYFGSEFIRAADTLLFLLPGALGFAVARPIFATGQGHGDLRPVLLATGTAALLNVLLNVILIPQYGAVGAAIATSIGYGSMFLFHILSAYYLGFNPVADLRLPRVLTTAIIAAVPIFGLVRLLPGNLLPLFVVPPIGFIIYSLLALRTRAIDPEELRILTKRVPIHSLEDTLPPSVLKIIQSSIDSIMGPR from the coding sequence GTGCAACTCGAATCAATGGGGAGGGACCTTGTCGATCGAGTGCTCGTAGTATTTGGATCAAATCTGGGCGCACAGCTCGTTGTTATCGCAACGACTCCTATTCTAGTTAGACTACTTGGTGTCTCTGCGTATGGGGAGTACGCGTTTGTACTCTCTGTAATGTCCTTGTCAGCCGTTGTGGCTTCGGCCGGCACGTTCGATAGTACACGCAAATTTATTGCAGAACAGCGATCATGGGAGAACTGGCGTAATCATGTATTTAGCATATATACCCGTACTGTTTTGCTGATCGGATTTGCAATCTCTATTTTATTCATTCTTATTTCTACATTCGATTTGATTAGATTGTTGATGGGGGAAAATAAGAGCAGTTACACACTTTATTTCTACTTTCTCGCACTGCTCGTACCCTTACAGGCCGTGTTTAGATTGTCACGTAGTGCTCTCATGGGCCTTGATCTTGAGTCCTATTCGGAACCACTCTTTATCGTTCAACGGATTCTTTTCGGGATAAGTGCTATCGTACTTATATGGCTGGGCTGGGGAGTTGTAGGAGCTCTTATAGGTCAAGTAATCGCACTCATCGTTGTTGTCGGGTGTGCACTTACCCTCTTAAATCGCGAAATTAAACTGTCGTCAATAATTAGGCCCATCCCGTCGTCATTTCCATGTCGGACGTTACTTTCATATAATGTCTCAACGGTAGCGCTTAAACTACTGAATGCATCATTATACAATATCGATATTATTCTACTCGGGCTGATCGCCGGAGACGCCGCTACCGGATCATATCGAGCTGCACTCGTTGTAGCAGAGTTCTTATGGCTCGTCCCGATGGCAGTCCAGATCGTCCTCCTGCACTCTACTTCTCAACTTTGGAGCAATAATGAGTCTGAAAGTATATCTAAATTATCCTCAAAAGCCGTCCGCTTTACACTCGTTTTCACTCTACTTCTGGTCATTGGAGTAGCAGCGTTAGCAGAACAGGTTATTACTTTATACTTCGGTTCTGAGTTTATCCGTGCGGCAGATACGCTTTTGTTCTTGCTCCCTGGAGCATTAGGATTCGCCGTAGCACGTCCTATATTTGCCACTGGACAGGGACATGGTGATCTTCGACCTGTATTATTGGCCACCGGCACTGCTGCTTTACTCAACGTATTACTCAATGTAATCCTTATTCCGCAGTATGGCGCAGTCGGTGCTGCTATTGCTACAAGCATCGGGTATGGATCTATGTTCTTATTTCATATTTTAAGCGCTTATTATCTTGGCTTTAATCCTGTCGCCGATCTACGACTTCCACGAGTCCTAACAACCGCAATTATAGCTGCAGTGCCGATTTTTGGCCTTGTAAGGCTCCTACCTGGAAATCTCCTCCCATTATTTGTTGTGCCGCCTATCGGGTTCATCATTTACTCGCTCTTGGCGCTACGGACACGAGCAATTGATCCTGAAGAGTTACGGATACTCACTAAGCGCGTTCCTATTCATTCCCTAGAAGATACTCTACCGCCTAGTGTGTTAAAAATCATTCAATCCTCTATTGATTCAATTATGGGCCCAAGGTAA